One genomic segment of Besnoitia besnoiti strain Bb-Ger1 chromosome VII, whole genome shotgun sequence includes these proteins:
- a CDS encoding NLI interacting factor family phosphatase (encoded by transcript BESB_076060) produces MAATRVSGLSLCRAVSYSRFLSRGRNACLADAHCRCTAVSATCAWPFARLRSGASLNPRARVSAPSCAVGASAAPASLCEAPAVSFAPCSVSSSSASVCRLSHAFSTSAPGASAPAKAELDEGKKRPRGEAPVAAGREDARESEPQASSAAEGAQGKATEESQPQDAEPGREPGYLSAVLMATLLFGGLVVEAARVFERANRENKSVTETIAEELKDLDARMSHWNEQLHLYLDKKIGTGKKEAEPLLPDLAEINAPDLMPTLVLNFDNVLAYIAYDPVKGYIVRKRPGVDAFLSTLANFYELVLWSEHPFPFIEDLLRTKLEWPVSFTLYQENMDCRGSVRYRNLERLGRRMDRVLYIDVDGTNLPASQTANFIKVAPFHGEAQEMLEDRALPELTDLLIGAAISAGDVREVLLRYGGGADGNVGKRFLVEKLDAEKRANQRRNIGRAFGFSGGSGTQARQKWEK; encoded by the exons atggcagcgacgcgcgtgtcgggcctttctctctgccgTGCCGTCTCTTATTCGCGCTTCTTGTCGCGCGGTCGGAATGCATGCCTCGCAGATGCGCACTGCCGTTGCACTGCGGTCTCGGCAACGTGTGCGTGGCCCtttgcgcgcctgcgctccggcgcgtctctgAACCCGCGCGCCCGAGTCTCCGCTCCCTCCTGTGCGGtgggcgcgtctgcggcgcctgcatcgCTCTGTGAGGCGCCTGCGGTCTCTTTCGCGCCTTGCAGCGTcagctcgtcctccgcctctgtgTGCCGGCTGTCGCATGCATTCTCCACGTCGGctcccggcgcctccgcgccggcaaAGGCGGAGCTTGACGAAGGGAAAAAAAGGccacgcggcgaagcgcctgtCGCTGCAGGGCGAGAGGACGCCAGAGAGTCCGAGCCGCaggcctcgagcgccgcggagggagcgCAGGGGAAGGCCACGGAGGAGAGTCagccgcaggacgcggagcCTGGCAGAGAGCCGGGATacctctccgccgtcttgATGGCAACGCTTCTCTTTGGCGggctcgtcgtcgaggccgcgcgcgtctttgaACGCGCCAATCGCGAGAACAAATCCGTCACAG AAACGATTGCAGAGGAGCTCAAAGACCTCGACGCGCGCATGTCGCACTGGAACGAGCAGCTTCACCTTTACCTCGACAAG AAGATCGGGACTGGCAAGAAGGAGGctgagccgctgctgcctgacCTTGCGGAGATCAACGCGCCGGACCTGATGCCGACGCTCGTTCTGAACTTCGATAACGTCCTCGCCTACATCGCCTACGAC cCGGTGAAAGGCTACATCGTGCGTAAACGCCCCGGTGTGGACGCCTTTCTCTCGACACTCGCGAACTTCTACGAGCTCGTCCTGTGGAGCGAGCATCCGTTTCCGTTCATCGAGGATCTGCTGCGCACCAAACTCGAGTGGCCTGTCTCCTTCACGCTCTACCAGGAGAACATGGACTGCCGAGGCAGCGTGCGCTACCGA AACCTCGAGAGGCTAGGCCGGCGCATGGATCGTGTCCTCTACATCGATGTCGACGGGACGAATCTGCCCGCCTCGCAAACCGCGAACTTCATCAAGGTCGCCCCTTTCCACG GTGAAGCCCAAGAGATGCTGGAGGACCGCGCGTTGCCTGAGTTGACCGATCTGCTGATTGGCGCCGCGATCTCGGCGGGCGACGTGCGAGAGGTGCTGCTTCGctacggcggaggcgcagacgggaACGTCGGCaagcgcttcctcgtcgaaAAACTCGACGCCGAAAAACGCGCCAACCAACGCAGAAACATcggccgcgccttcggcttCAGTGGAGGCTCCGGCACCCAGGCCAGACAAAAGTGGGAAAAGTAA
- a CDS encoding hypothetical protein (encoded by transcript BESB_076050) has product MAHTPHDSCHYCAAPNTSRKTSKKARAPTSSPSPRNWDGHMRFCATREQSGADASQAEEEAERALAQQTSLARLRKRATAAPSGYARALS; this is encoded by the coding sequence ATGGCGCACACCCCTCACGATTCGTGCCACTACTGCGCCGCACCTAACACTTCTCGAAAAACGTCAAAgaaggcgcgtgcgccgacgagttctccgtctcctcgcaaCTGGGACGGTCACATGCGTTTCTGCGCCACTCGAGAACAGTCGGGTGCGGACGCGTCtcaggcagaagaagaagcagaaagggcgctggcgcagcagacgagtctcgcgcggctccgcaaAAGAGCGACCGCAGCGCCGTCTGGCTACGCGCGGGCGTTGTCCTAA
- a CDS encoding DnaJ domain-containing protein (encoded by transcript BESB_076040) → MDEARRARRRTERVFPVLCDGASSSAVPSSFPRLCFAIPASRARSSAPSFSLLSAGFLGFLASFCCLHSAPLALDSAPPRAPLPAFSETRVFLFAAASRPAADGSSRRRAASSSRRGAAAAQCEASAASFPAARGAKGECPAACAPPPTACEIRELAPAEADAGQPLISELPFGADDLFSSLFAGFQDDSRGRKRAAAGAAGRDRERRGVSGRQPRPRQSVGDGEAERGGESEEAAAGAQAADLQERFFDPYEVLGVSSDSSAECIRIAYRRKAKVCHPDRAQAAAWGKQAKTSFAGARSAGGGEEAAGASGETQKSGRATDAQQPNARNGSPRQPAPAPTASSDARAQRGDGNGGGGASRPTALSHAEKFMLVRSAFELLSDKEKRRHFDRHGRSPDDPRFVSRATLPSDAGRGRSRPLGRGRGVSGATGGRRSKPTEREWLSTFLDVAFSFLDDDEGPLAEEGLRKGSREGGDGRAHRRRSRGGSSSVAFEAPGRVHRKNSASFAVGDADSVESWWEAEEESGESWVDEDEDLFDELDLEDEEGEFELDYEEDFPFQDEDEGEEEDDDGDLFAAFSF, encoded by the coding sequence ATGGACGaagctcggcgcgcgcggaggaggactgAACGGGTCTTCCCTGTCCTCTGCGacggcgcttcttcgtctgctgttccttcttctttccctcGTCTCTGTTTTGCTATCCCGGCTTCGCGTGCTCGCTCATCGGCGCCCTCGTTCTCGCTTCTTTCCGCGGGTTttctcggcttcctcgcgtctttctgctgcctccACTCAGCGCCCTTGGCCCTCGACTCcgcaccgccgcgcgcgcctttgcCGGCGTTTTCCGAGACccgcgtttttctctttgcgGCCGCGAGTCGacccgcggcggacggcagctctcgccgccgcgccgcgtcctcctcgcgccggggcgccgcagccgcgcagtgcgaggcgagcgctGCGTCCTTTCCTGCTGCCAGGGGCGCGAAAGGCGAGTGCCCTGCGGCTtgtgcgcctccgccaaCTGCGTGCGAAATCCGCGAGCTCgctccggcggaggcggacgcgggcCAGCCGCTGATCAGCGAGCTGCCCTTCGGCGCGGACGACCTGTtttcctcgctcttcgcAGGTTTTCAGGACGAcagcagaggaagaaagcgtgccgcggcgggcgccgctgggcgcgaccgcgagcgacgaggcgtcTCGGGAAGACAgcctcggccgcggcagtcCGTCGGCGATGGCGAAGCggagcgcggaggagagagcgaggaggcggcggcgggggcacAGGCCGCAGACCTGCAGGAGAGGTTCTTCGACCCGTACGAAGTCCTGGGGGTCTCATCCGACAGCAGCGCGGAGTGCATTCGCATCGCCTATCGACGGAAAGCCAAGGTGTGCCACCCCGACCGCGCccaggccgccgcctggggcaagcaggcgaagacgagcttCGCAGGGGCGCGCTCCGCTGGCgggggagaggaagccgctggagcctctggagagacgcagaagtcAGGTCGCGCCaccgacgcgcagcagccgaacGCACGGAATGGGTCCCCTCGCCAGCCTGCGCCGGCTCCCACCGCGTCGTCCGAtgcgagggcgcagagaggagacggaaacggcggcggcggagcgtcTCGGCCAACTGCGCTgtcgcatgcagagaagtTCATGCTCGTCCGCTCGGCGTTTGAACTGCTGAGTGAcaaggagaagagaagacatTTCGACCGTCACGGCAGGTCCCCCGACGATCCACGCTTCgtcagccgcgcgacgctgccttcggacgcagggcgaggccgGTCGCGCCCCTTAGGGCGCGGTCGTGGAGTCTCGGGCGCCACGGGGGGACGCCGGTCGAAGCCGACGGAGCGAGAGTGGCTGTCGACGTTCTTGGACGTGGCGTTCTCTttcctcgacgacgacgaagggcCGTTGGCTGAGGAGGGCCTGCGGAAGGGCTCCAGAGAGGGGGGCGACGGCCGAGCGCACCGCCGGAGGTCCCGCGGCGGCTCTTCGTCCGTCGCCTTCGAAGCGCCTGGTCGAGTGCATCGCAAGAATTCCGCGTCCTTTGcggtcggcgacgcggactCCGTCGAGTCGTGGTGggaagctgaagaagagagcggagagtCTTGGgtcgacgaagacgaagacctCTTTGACGAGCTCGACCttgaggacgaggagggagagtTTGAGCTGGACTATGAAGAAGACTTTCCCTTTcaggacgaggacgagggcgaggaggaggacgacgatgGTGATTTATTTGCAGCATTTAGTTTTTAG